The proteins below come from a single Bacillota bacterium genomic window:
- a CDS encoding ferredoxin, with the protein MEVKVNDDCSACGICEDICPEVFELGDEKAEVKVNPVPAEHEEKVREAAEECPTESIEISE; encoded by the coding sequence ATGGAGGTTAAAGTAAACGACGATTGCAGCGCCTGTGGCATCTGCGAGGATATCTGTCCTGAGGTTTTTGAACTTGGTGATGAAAAAGCTGAGGTGAAAGTAAACCCGGTTCCGGCAGAACATGAAGAAAAGGTTCGCGAAGCGGCTGAGGAATGCCCTACCGAATCGATTGAGATTTCCGAGTAA
- the murE gene encoding UDP-N-acetylmuramyl-tripeptide synthetase — MKLQKLLEAVDVLDSIYAGNIKISGLAYHSGRVQPGNLFVCIRGYKTDGHLFLDQARENGAVAAVVEEFRKDLAIPQYQVADSRRALAALTDKYYDHPSKKFNLTGVTATNGKTTTTYMINAIFEEYGFNTGLVGTVIVKTGKTIRAAELTTPESLDLHGYFNEMVEQKVTHAVMEVSSSGLELKRVGSVDFNTIVINNISREHIDLHGSFEAYFKAKSSLAREATEAQFAVFNMDCPYTASLVGETKAKTFTYGIKNRDADCLVHELDLSTGRACFIVEVKNQEETKPLHVKPETFAIELSVLGLHSVYNAMAAILVALLQDIPVPVIQSALKNFRGVERRFELIFEDDFKVIDDHFANSGNIHVTLETLQMMDYKKLHLVYAIRGSRGVTVNRENAEAIVHWAKLLNLDHVIATTSCDFVGEKDLVTHEERDVYRQVMSEAGIETVIHDNLSEAIAQGLEETNPGDILLLAGCQGMDYGASVCLNQIHQLRPDLPELKVFAALKNRVAGI, encoded by the coding sequence TTGAAACTGCAGAAATTATTAGAAGCCGTTGATGTTTTGGATTCTATTTATGCCGGAAATATCAAAATATCAGGATTGGCCTATCATTCCGGAAGAGTTCAACCCGGTAATCTTTTTGTCTGTATCAGAGGATATAAAACAGACGGTCATCTTTTTCTTGATCAAGCCCGGGAAAATGGTGCAGTTGCCGCTGTGGTTGAAGAGTTTCGGAAAGATCTTGCAATCCCGCAGTACCAGGTTGCCGATTCACGCCGGGCTCTTGCTGCCCTTACCGATAAATACTATGATCATCCTTCAAAAAAGTTTAACCTGACGGGGGTTACCGCCACAAATGGCAAAACAACAACCACTTACATGATCAACGCAATTTTTGAAGAATATGGATTCAATACAGGACTGGTCGGAACGGTTATCGTTAAGACCGGCAAAACTATTCGGGCAGCTGAACTAACCACTCCAGAATCTCTTGATTTACACGGCTATTTTAACGAAATGGTTGAGCAAAAGGTCACTCATGCGGTTATGGAAGTTTCTTCATCCGGTCTTGAACTTAAAAGGGTCGGAAGCGTTGATTTTAATACTATAGTTATCAACAATATAAGTCGTGAACATATTGATCTGCATGGCTCATTTGAGGCTTATTTCAAAGCAAAATCGAGCCTGGCCCGCGAAGCAACAGAAGCCCAGTTTGCTGTCTTTAATATGGACTGCCCCTACACCGCGTCTCTGGTTGGAGAAACAAAGGCAAAAACATTTACCTATGGGATTAAAAACCGCGATGCCGACTGCCTGGTTCACGAACTGGATCTCAGCACCGGCAGGGCATGTTTTATTGTGGAAGTGAAAAACCAAGAGGAAACCAAACCGCTGCATGTAAAACCGGAAACCTTTGCGATTGAACTTTCTGTGCTGGGTCTGCACAGCGTCTACAATGCCATGGCAGCCATACTTGTAGCCTTATTGCAGGATATACCTGTTCCGGTCATTCAGAGTGCTCTGAAGAATTTCAGGGGGGTTGAACGCCGTTTTGAACTTATCTTTGAAGATGACTTCAAAGTAATTGATGATCACTTCGCCAACAGTGGAAACATTCATGTTACCCTGGAAACCCTCCAGATGATGGACTACAAAAAATTACACCTGGTATATGCAATAAGGGGCAGTCGTGGAGTAACGGTAAATCGTGAAAATGCGGAAGCGATAGTTCACTGGGCTAAACTGCTTAATTTGGATCATGTAATAGCTACCACCAGTTGTGATTTTGTTGGGGAAAAAGATCTGGTTACTCACGAAGAACGTGACGTTTACAGGCAGGTTATGAGCGAAGCCGGGATCGAAACAGTAATACATGACAATCTTTCAGAAGCGATCGCACAGGGGCTGGAAGAAACAAACCCCGGCGATATCCTGCTGTTAGCAGGATGCCAGGGTATGGATTACGGTGCTTCGGTATGCCTGAACCAGATTCACCAGTTGAGGCCTGATCTTCCTGAA
- a CDS encoding Xaa-Pro peptidase family protein has protein sequence MTPFEELKKRLTKLKAEMKKADVAAALIIQRADLFYFSGTGQNAHLFIPLDGEPSLIVRKSLTRAREESSLENVIPFTGWDKLFELINSEIPAGSRIGVEADVLPANLYFRYKKLLNGFQLADISMLIRQVRSVKSPHEIELMKKAADISRSVLEHAKAVIRKGMTEIELASLLEQHARKLGHQGSVRMRGFNQELYYGHIMTGGNAAAVTFFDGPTGGSGLNPSFPQGAGISIISNNEPILVDFVSVYGGYMVDQTRIFSLGSPSPHLVEAYNQALKIKHSLIEMGKPGTAANLLYDKAEELAAQAGLANHFMGYVEKVNFVGHGVGLELDELPVIARGVDHLLEEGMVFALEPKFIFPGEGTVGIEDTFVVGCSKLEQLTDYSDQLEIL, from the coding sequence AGCCCTGATCATTCAACGAGCCGATCTTTTTTATTTCAGCGGAACCGGTCAAAACGCCCATCTTTTTATACCGTTAGATGGAGAACCTTCACTTATTGTCCGGAAGTCGTTAACCCGGGCCAGGGAAGAAAGCTCTTTGGAGAATGTAATCCCCTTTACCGGTTGGGACAAGCTGTTTGAATTAATCAACAGCGAAATTCCCGCGGGAAGCAGAATCGGCGTTGAAGCCGATGTTCTTCCCGCCAACCTTTACTTCCGTTACAAGAAATTGTTAAATGGGTTTCAGTTGGCAGATATCTCCATGCTAATCCGCCAGGTCAGATCTGTTAAATCCCCTCATGAAATAGAGTTGATGAAAAAGGCAGCCGATATCAGCCGCTCGGTTCTTGAACACGCCAAAGCTGTGATCAGAAAAGGAATGACAGAAATAGAATTAGCTTCCCTGCTGGAACAACACGCCCGCAAACTGGGCCATCAGGGCTCCGTACGGATGCGTGGCTTTAACCAGGAACTTTATTACGGTCATATTATGACCGGGGGAAATGCCGCTGCAGTTACCTTTTTCGATGGCCCGACCGGCGGTTCCGGATTGAATCCGTCTTTTCCCCAGGGAGCCGGTATTTCTATAATCAGCAACAACGAACCGATATTGGTTGATTTCGTGAGCGTATACGGCGGTTACATGGTTGATCAAACCCGTATATTCTCACTGGGTTCTCCATCACCGCATCTTGTAGAAGCATACAACCAGGCTTTAAAAATCAAGCACAGTTTAATCGAGATGGGAAAGCCGGGCACAGCCGCAAACCTTCTTTACGATAAAGCTGAAGAACTGGCCGCACAAGCCGGCCTGGCCAATCATTTTATGGGTTATGTTGAAAAAGTAAATTTCGTCGGTCACGGGGTAGGCTTGGAGTTAGATGAGCTCCCGGTAATCGCCAGGGGTGTTGATCACCTCCTGGAAGAAGGAATGGTTTTTGCCCTGGAACCAAAATTCATCTTCCCCGGTGAGGGCACAGTCGGTATAGAAGATACATTTGTTGTAGGCTGCAGCAAGCTGGAACAGTTGACTGATTATAGTGATCAGCTTGAAATACTTTGA